CGGCTCCTCCGCCGGCGCCGGCTCAGCTGGGATCTCGGCGCGGTCGCGGGCGCGGTGGGTCGCGATCATCACCAGCATGTGGCTGGCGGCCAGCAGGGCGACCGGCGGCACCGCGGAGAACGCGGCCGCGGCCCACCGGGCCATGAGCAGGTCACCGACCTCGACGGGGTGGGCGTGCAAGGCGTTGCCCGTCAGGGACACCGCGGAGAACACCACCAGCGACCCCGCCGGGTACCAGGCAGCGCGCAGGCCGTGCGCGCGGAACCGCCACGTGGCCCACGTCGCCAGGACGATGAACCCGTCGATGATGACCGGGAACATCCACGCGATCGCCGGGTCGACCCCGGAGGCGATGCCCACCGCGCGCAGCGCCAGGAACGACAGCGAGAACGCCAGGACGGCGAGCAGCCCGGCGAGCCACAGCCCGGGCCACAGGGCGTGGGCGAAGCCGCGGCGGCTCATCGCTGACCACCCCACGCGGCCAGCCACTGCCCAGCCCGAGCGACGTCCTCCCGGGCGCGCAGCAGGTCGCGCTCGCTCACCCGGCCCGTGTCCAGGCGGGTGAGGGCCTGGGCCAGGTCCCGCACGACGCCGGTCAGCGGCATCAGCAGGACCGCGCTGGACTGTACGGCCGCGTCGCGGTCGCTGACCCACGTCTCGGAGAACACCACCCCGTCGCGCAGGTACCCCGCGGTGGCCACCAGGTCCCGCACCGCGGCCCGGGCCGCCTCGAGCAGCAGGGCGCCGGGGGTCGCCGCCGGGGCGAGGGTGATGCCGATCGCACTCGCCAGGTCCTCGACGTCGACGACGTCGCCCCCATGGATGACCGCTTCGACCCGCCCGCGGGCACCCGCCTCGAGGCCGGCGGTCGCTGCGCTCAGGGCGGACTCGTCGGCCGAGACCGTGGGCTGGGAGACGCCGAGCTCGCGAGCGACCTCGGTCTGAGACAGCCCCTGCGACCGCAGGCGCGCGACCTGCACCTGCCGCTCGAGCACCTGCGCGGTCGAGGCCCGGGCGACCGGGTACGAGCGGGCATCGCGGCCAACCGACCGCCCGCCATCAGGTGTCCAATCTTGGACACCTGATAGCGGCGTGGGCTTCTGCAGGTCGTTGCCAACGGTCCCGCGCGAGACGCCGAGCACCGCGGCGATCGCCCGCACCGACATACCGCCTTCGCGCAGGGCGAGGGTGCGGGCATGGCGTTCCTCGACCGTGGCCCACATCCGCGTCTGGGAGAACTCCGCGGCGCAGTACGCCTCCCAGGACTCGTAGCCCAGAGCGACCCAGGCGTGGCCGTCGTAGGCCGCCTGCACGGCGCCGTCGACCTCGGCGAGCGCGTCGAACGCGGTGACGGCCGCTGAACGGATCCGGTCGGTCACCCCGCGGGCGGCGTCGACCGACATCACCTCGGCGTCAGCGCCAGTCGCGTCGATGACCAGCACCTGGGCGACGGGCGCCGCGGGTGTCACACCGCTCATTCGCCCTGCTCCATGCCGGCAGCCCGTCTATGGCGCCCCCCGGCTGCGGCCCGCGGCCCGCGGCGGCGGCTGGTGGGATCCGGTGCGGAGGTGTCCGCAGCCAGAACCCGCGCCAGGTGGTGGACCGCCAGGACCGCCGCTCGAGCGGCGGCATGGGTTCCCGGGTGCCGGGAGGCCATCGCCGCCTCGACCAGACGCGGCAGTGGCACCCTGGCGAGCTGCGATGCGACCACGGTCCGCTGCGGCGTCGACGCCGCAAGCGGCGGGGATGATGGCGCCGCGGATGCCGCAACCGCGAGTCGGTCGCGGCGCGGCCACCCGGCCGCCGCGGCCAACTGCATCACGCACCGGAAGTCCAGGCGCTCCGCGACGGCGACGTCCTCGCGGGACGCACCGCCGGCCAACGCCTGCAGCACCCGCACCCGGGTGGATTCATCCACCGATACCGGTCTAGTCGCCGGTCCCTTGATCCCCATCGTCGTCTGCTCCGATCCACGTGGAAGGGGTAGTGGGCGGGTGGTGGTGCGTGAGGGTCACCACCCGCCCGCCGGTCACCGAGGGGTCTCGCCCGCGGTCTGGGTCCTCACCACACCCACACCGGTGCCCGGTCGGGCCTCGGGCGCCTGGCAGGAAGTCCAGGCGCCCGAGGCGGGGCGGGTCGTGATCTCAGGGGCAGGGAGACCACGACCCGCCGCCTTGGGCCGAGGGGACTACAGCCCCTCGGCCGGATCGATGCCGAGGGTGTCCTCGGCACTCAGCTGGGCCGCCGCCGCGACTACCAGGACCGGACTGAACACCAGTGCCCGGACGAACGCCCACGCGACCAGTGCGGCGCCGCGCGCTCGGGTGATCACGACCGAGCTCCGGTCCCCTGACGCCGGGAGCGGACGTACCCGATCTGACCGGCACCGAGCGCGATCAGCAGCGCAGCACCGAGCAGCAGCCCGTAGGTCTTCGCCCCGGTGACCGCCAGCGCCCGAGCCTGGTCACTGTTCGCAGCCGCCGCCGCGGAGTCCTGGTACTGGACCACCACCGTCGTGGTCTCCGCGGGCAACCGGGGCTCACCGACGTGCACCACCTCACCGTCCGGGCCGGTCAGAGTCTCGACCCAGTAGTACGTGCCATACCGGTCGAGCGTGACGTCCGCTGAGCGCACCTCACCGGGACCGGTGATCTCGACCGGGTCGAGGCTGGCCACCAGTTCGTCGTCGGCGACGTCGTCGCCATCGGCCTGCCGGTACACCGCGAACGTGAGCGTCGATCCGGGCACCGGGGTGCCCTCGACCAGCGCGACGTCGTGCGCCGCCTCGCCCTCGGCGATCTCCTTGAGGGCCTGCGTGGTGACCCGCACGACCTGCGTGGTCTCGCCCGGCAGCCGGGGCTCACCGACGTGCACGACCTCGCCGTCCGGTCCGGTCAGGGTCTCGACCCAGTAGTACGTCCCGACCTCGTCGAACACCACCGCGGGCGACTCGTAGGTCCCACCGTGGTAGATCGTCACGGGGCCGACCTCGGCCACGAGCTCGTCGTCGGCGGGATCCTCGGAGTCGGCCTGCCGGTAGGCCGCCCACGTCAGGGTCGACTCCGGCTCGACCGGCCCAGAGACGAACGCGACATCGTGGGCGGGGTCACCGAGCGCGACCGTGCCCTGAGCGAGCGTTGTGACGACCGGGCGCTCCGGTGCGGTCACGCGGGTGATCTCCGACGGGTCACCGAAGGCGCCGCGCACCACGACCTGGCCGTCCGCGTCGTAGTACGTCGCGACCCAGTACACGTCACCCCAGGCGGCGGTCTCGGGCAGGTCCGTGGTCGTGTACCCGGACCGGAAGGTCCCGGCCGCGGTCACGGGGATCTGCTCGGAGGTCCACAGCAGGCTCTCGGCGGACTCGACCGCCTCGACACCGTCGACGAACGGACCGTACGCCTCGAACTCCAGGTACCCGCCGGCGTGGATCGTGCCGGTCAGGTGCGCGGTGTCCTTGAACGGCTGGCCCGCGACCACGCGCTCGTCGGCATCGGTGACGAGCCAGGTCTCCACCTCGGCGGTCTCGTCGTACGGGACGTACGCCTGCTCGAGCGGGTCACCCGGGGACGTCGCCAGCGGCTCCACACGGTCGTCGCCGGCCCAGGTGGACACGATCACGTACCAGCCGGCGCCGGCGTTGGAGTCCGCGATCGCGTACTCCCCATCAGTGCCGACGACGTACGTGCCGTTCTGGGCGGGCGTGGTGTCGACCCCGAGCACCGGTGCGGTGCTCAGGTCGAGGTCCGCGGTGGGCTGCTCGGCCAGCGGCCCGTAGGCCGTGTGCACGACCTCCTGGCCGTCGGCCTCCCAGCCGCCCAGGCCGCCGAACTC
This is a stretch of genomic DNA from Cellulomonas sp. ES6. It encodes these proteins:
- a CDS encoding DUF2637 domain-containing protein produces the protein MSRRGFAHALWPGLWLAGLLAVLAFSLSFLALRAVGIASGVDPAIAWMFPVIIDGFIVLATWATWRFRAHGLRAAWYPAGSLVVFSAVSLTGNALHAHPVEVGDLLMARWAAAAFSAVPPVALLAASHMLVMIATHRARDRAEIPAEPAPAEEPAAAEPAAIDVTLAPVQVRVEETPVLEEPRPLLQAVPAQRAPQLHAVANVEDLAQADEDPLLAWVRGRVRDGLPVSARLAHEDGVVGAESTGRRRLRVLREQHPELFAEAEPRTAGPR
- a CDS encoding helix-turn-helix domain-containing protein yields the protein MSGVTPAAPVAQVLVIDATGADAEVMSVDAARGVTDRIRSAAVTAFDALAEVDGAVQAAYDGHAWVALGYESWEAYCAAEFSQTRMWATVEERHARTLALREGGMSVRAIAAVLGVSRGTVGNDLQKPTPLSGVQDWTPDGGRSVGRDARSYPVARASTAQVLERQVQVARLRSQGLSQTEVARELGVSQPTVSADESALSAATAGLEAGARGRVEAVIHGGDVVDVEDLASAIGITLAPAATPGALLLEAARAAVRDLVATAGYLRDGVVFSETWVSDRDAAVQSSAVLLMPLTGVVRDLAQALTRLDTGRVSERDLLRAREDVARAGQWLAAWGGQR